Proteins co-encoded in one Arachis stenosperma cultivar V10309 chromosome 7, arast.V10309.gnm1.PFL2, whole genome shotgun sequence genomic window:
- the LOC130940296 gene encoding uncharacterized protein LOC130940296 — MEVVEVSPSVLDPNLDEEEVQIRNENVDRVRVKRKTLEAVLEQCQRALQLLNDASSSCNSDDEQQHDSDCDAPGAITPADPETDQLCDLLKSRVEGPDFLEKLELAQATVSQNAAFEECSSWDLVSENDLWDGEDVDSDQDDYVLVRQEDIVEGIACFMAAYLLSLKQTKDLTPNQLQEALCKTFSVKQKKGKLRKAWDGSKVIYNVASWGATAIGIYQNPVIVKVATKAFWTSCQVISKLL, encoded by the exons ATGGAGGTGGTGGAGGTTTCTCCCTCTGTCTTGGATCCAAACCTGGACGAAGAGGAGGTTCAGATCCGAAACGAGAATGTGGATCGGGTTAGGGTGAAGAGGAAAACCCTTGAAGCCGTTCTGGAACAGTGCCAAAGAGCCCTTCAACTGTTAAACGACGCTTCATCTTCTTGTAATTCCGATGATGAACAACAACACGATTCTGATTGCGATGCACCTGGTGCTATAACGCCTGCCGATCCTGAAACCGATCAG TTATGTGACTTACTCAAATCTAGAGTCGAAGGCCCTGACTTCCTTGAAAAGTTAGAGTTGGCCCAGGCGACAGTTTCACAGAATGCAGCTTTTG AAGAATGTAGTTCTTGGGATTTGGTTAGTGAAAATGATCTTTGGGATGGTGAAGATGTTGATTCAGACCAAGATGATTACGTTCTTGTTAGACAAGAAGACATAGTGGAGGGTATTGCTTGCTTCATGGCTGCATATTTGTTATCCCTTAAGCAGACTAAA GATTTGACTCCTAATCAACTCCAGGAAG CACTCTGCAAGACATTTTCGGTAAAACAGAAAAAGGGAAAGCTTCGAAAAGCATGGGATGGTAGCAAAGTCATCTATAATGTTGCATCATGGGGGGCTACAGCCATTGG GATATATCAAAACCCTGTTATTGTTAAGGTTGCTACTAAAGCTTTCTGGACTTCTTGCCAAGTCATATCAAAGCTCCTCTGA
- the LOC130941436 gene encoding uncharacterized protein LOC130941436, with product MFTEGLDKNALRWVREKDIPISSSTLRSRNDPISVVKGGSGRGFGLPPPAKFRSGHIPANAIPVSSINSGSNSDNDDSIDSEEEVYGGRYSLDSSPQDPRVPNGAAGRYGNLPHRAPRYGSDYTYSEVSSSRETLVGRNGFVRDPLLRGVRKVMHSGFTEDESSDSAASSEFSTTQVGSINGAVPRNRASEGYASSVPSRMNTQSAAEKNGRGSDDDDDIPSAPPFCGAAPEIRQVHEKIPTSGVHAIPLKAESSTLKSMSEDTKENIGVESDQFVRNAPSSEAAASSNSQPARIPTFHASALGPWHGVIAYDACVRLCLHAWAMQCMEAPMFLENECALLRDAFGLRQVLLQSEDELMMKSKSEPSSEGVAPKPKKLIGKMKVQVRRVKMGLDPPTGCSMSSFVTDKLKMESVRHRFSSFQLSLSSGWQSLKRIRFAPRLPANGSFARQSLAYVHASTRYLQQVSGLLKVGVTTLRNNSTSYEAVQETYSCFLRLKSTAEEDSIRLQPGSSESHMFFPDSLGDDLLVEVQDSKGKHFGRVLVQVATVADDPADKLRWWPIYREPGHELVGKIQLYILYSTSADDNSHLKCGSVAETVAYDVVLEVAMKVQGFQQRNLLLHGPWKWLLTEFASYYGVSEIYTKLRYLSYVMDVATPTEDCLNLVYHLLTPVLMKGNGKTSLSHQENRILGETKDQIEQILTLVFENYKSLDESSFSGIVEVFRPASGHAAPALEPAVKLYKLLHDILSPEAQTAFCHYFQVAAKKRARRHLTETDEYITNSNEGALVDSVTMSTAYQKMKSLCINFGNEIHTDIQIHNQNILPSFVDLPNLSASIYSTELCSRLRAFLISCPPTGPASPVADLIIATSDFQRDLNSWNISPIKGGVDAKELFHLYILVWIQDRRLSLLESCKLDKVKWSGVRTQHSTTPFVDDMYERLKETLTDYEVIICRWPEYTLVLENAIADIEKAIVEALDKQYADVLSPLKDSIAPKKFGLKYVQKLAKRNTCAYVVPDELGILLNSLKRMLDVLRPRVESQFRSWGSCLPNAGNTAPGERLSEVTVMLRAKFRNYVQAIVEKLVENTKLQNTTKLKKILQDSKETVVESDLRGRIQPLNEQLASTISHLHSIFETHVFIAICRGYWDRMGQEILSFLENRKENRSWYKGSRVAVSVLDDTFASQMQQLLGNALQEKDLEAPRSIMEVRSMLCKDAPNHKDNTFYY from the exons ATGTTCACTGAAGGACTTGACAAAAATGCACTTAGATGGGTTAGAGAG AAGGATATTCCAATCTCCAGCTCCACATTAAGATCTCGAAATGATCCCATCAGTGTAGTGAAGGGTGGTAGTGGTAGAGGGTTTGGGTTGCCACCACCAGCAAAATTCAGAAGTGGGCACATTCCTGCTAATGCGATTCCGGTGTCGTCCATTAACAGTGGTTCTAATTCTGATAATGATGATAGCATTGATTCGGAGGAAGAGGTTTATGGTGGAAGGTATTCGCTGGATTCTTCACCCCAGGACCCTCGAGTACCGAATGGTGCTGCTGGGAGATATGGGAACCTCCCTCATAGGGCGCCGCGGTATGGAAGTGATTATACTTACTCGGAGGTCAGTTCTTCAAGGGAGACACTGGTTGGGAGAAATGGTTTTGTTAGGGATCCTTTGTTGAGGGGTGTGAGGAAAGTAATGCATAGTGGATTTACCGAGGATGAATCGTCGGATTCTGCAGCCAGCTCTGAATTCTCTACCACTCAGGTAGGAAGTATCAATGGTGCTGTGCCGAGAAATAGAGCATCAGAAGGTTACGCTTCTAGTGTGCCTTCAAGGATGAACACGCAAAGTGCTGCAGAAAAG AATGGAAGAGGGTCCGATGATGATGACGACATTCCTAGTGCACCCCCGTTTTGCGGAGCTGCTCCAGAGATTAGACAAGTACATGAGAAAATTCCCACTTCTGGTGTACATGCTATTCCACTTAAAGCAGAATCAAGTACTTTGAAATCCATGTCTGAGGATACAAAAGAGAACATTGGAGTTGAGTCTGACCAGTTTGTTAG AAACGCTCCTAGTTCAGAGGCTGCTGCTTCGTCAAATTCACAGCCAGCTCGTATACCAACCTTTCATGCAAG CGCCCTTGGACCGTGGCATGGTGTGATTGCATACGACGCTTGTGTTCGCCTTTGCCTCCATGCTTGGGCAATGCAGTGCATGGAAGCTCCTATGTTTCTAGAAAATGAATGTGCTTTACTTAGGGATGCATTTGG ATTGCGGCAGGTATTATTACAGTCGGAGGATGAACTAATGATGAAGAGCAAATCAGAGCCTTCCAGTGAGGGTGTTGCTCCCAAACCAAAAAAGCTTATTGGCAAGATGAAGGTGCAAG TACGTAGAGTAAAAATGGGCTTAGACCCGCCAACTGGCTGTAGCATGTCATCGTTTGTGACGGATAAACTTAAAATGGAATCTGTGCGACATCGCTTCTCTAGTTTTCAGTTGTCACTATCTTCTGGATGGCAATCACTCAAAAGAATTCGATTTGCACCCCGTTTGCCTGCAAATGGTTCCTTTGCACGACAAAGCTTGGCATATGTTCATGCTAGTACCCGTTACCTACAGCAAGTGTCTGGACTCTTGAAAGTTGGTGTGACGACTCTACGGAACAATTCAACGTCCTATGAAGCTGTGCAAG AGACGTACTCTTGTTTTCTAAGACTGAAGAGCACAGCAGAGGAAGATTCCATTAGGTTGCAGCCTGGATCCAGTGAATCCCATATGTT TTTCCCGGATAGCCTTGGAGATGATCTGCTTGTTGAAGTTCAAGATTCCAAAGGAAAGCATTTTGGCCGTGTTCTTGTCCAAGTGGCTACTGTAGCTGATGATCCG GCTGACAAATTACGCTGGTGGCCGATTTATCGTGAGCCTGGCCATGAGCTTGTGGGCAAGATACAACTGTATATACTTTATTCAACAAGTGCAGATGACAATAGTCATCTTAAG TGTGGTTCTGTAGCAGAGACAGTAGCATATGACGTAGTTTTAGAAGTTGCAATGAAAGTTCAGGGCTTTCAGCAAAGGAATCTGTTGCTACATGGTCCTTGGAAATGGCTTTTGACAGAGTTTGCATCTTATTATGGTGTGTCTGAGATATATACTAAGTTGAG GTATCTATCTTATGTCATGGATGTGGCTACACCAACAGAAGACTGCCTTAACCTGGTGTATCATCTGCTAACACCGGTTCTCATGAAGGGAAATGGCAAGACTTCTTTAAGCCACCAAGAG AATCGTATACTAGGAGAGACCAAGGATCAAATTGAGCAGATACTCACTCTTGTTTTTGAGAATTACAAATCACTTGACGAATCATCTTTTTCGGGCATCGTAGAGGTTTTCAGACCGGCATCTGGCCATGCAGCGCCTGCCTTGGAACCTGCCGTTAAGCTCTACAAGCTTCTTCATGACATCTTATCCCCCGAGGCTCAAACTGCTTTCTGCCATTATTTCCAG GTTGCTGCAAAAAAGAGGGCCAGAAGGCACCTGACTGAAACAGATGAATATATTACAAACAGTAATGAAGGCGCTCTGGTGGATAGTGTGACTATGTCAACTGCGTATCAGAAGATGAAGTCCCTATGCATAAACTTTGGAAATGAGATTCATACCGATATCCAAATTCATAATCAAAATATACTTCCAAG CTTTGTGGACCTGCCAAATCTCTCTGCATCAATATACAGCACTGAGCTTTGCAGTAGATTACGAGCTTTCCTCATATCTTGTCCACCAACAGGTCCAGCATCACCGGTAGCTGACCTTATTATCGCAACATCAGATTTTCAAAGGGATCTTAATAGCTGGAATATTAG TCCTATCAAAGGAGGTGTAGATGCAAAAGAGTTATTCCATTTGTATATTCTTGTCTGGATCCAAGACAGACGCCTATCTTTGCTCGAGTCGTGCAAATTAGATAAG GTGAAGTGGTCAGGAGTTAGAACACAACATTCTACTACTCCTTTTGTCGATGACATGTACGAGCGGCTGAAGGAGACATTGACAGACTATGAGGTCATAATTTGCCGATGGCCAGAATATACCTTGGTCTTAGAGAAT GCCATCGCTGATATTGAGAAAGCTATAGTGGAAGCTTTAGACAAACAATATGCAGATGTACTGTCTCCTCTCAAGGATAGCATTGCTCCCAAGAAATTTGGGCTGAAATATGTCCAGAAACTCGCCAAACGGAACACATGTGCATATGTTGTTCCTGATGAG CTTGGAATTCTTTTGAATTCATTGAAGAGAATGCTGGATGTATTGCGTCCGAGGGTAGAATCTCAGTTCAGGTCGTGGGGTTCGTGCTTGCCGAATGCTGGTAACACAGCACCTGGTGAGCGACTTAGTGAAGTGACGGTGATGCTGAGGGCCAAGTTCAGGAATTACGTGCAAGCTATTGTTGAGAAACTCGTGGAGAAT ACAAAGCTACAAAATACCACAAAATTGAAGAAAATTCTTCAAGATTCAAAGGAAACTGTGGTCGAATCTGATTTAAGAGGAAGAATTCAGCCCTTGAACGAGCAGTTGGCTAGTACCATAAGTCACCTTCACAGCATCTTCGAGACTCATGTCTTCATTGCCATCTGTCGAGGGTATTGGGATCGTATGGGACAG GAGATTTTGAGTTTCTTGGAGAATCGAAAAGAGAACAGGTCATGGTACAAAGGTTCAAGGGTAGCTGTTTCT GTCTTGGATGACACCTTTGCGTCGCAGATGCAGCAACTTCTTGGAAACGCGTTACAAGAGAAGGATCTAGAGGCACCTCGATCTATCATGGAAGTTCGATCCATGCTGTGCAAGGATGCCCCAAATCACAAGGACAACACTTTTTACTATTAa